The proteins below come from a single Labilithrix sp. genomic window:
- a CDS encoding hemerythrin domain-containing protein: MSGRHAKRKGRANGVPDEGFELIGATLAAGAASGAVLGVIAGPPGVLLGGGIGAGIGLLAGATLDEATHAAERHDRELDETIGVTAGDLGARDVLASNTIVDRSGKTAAAAALLRAEHARLEVIYERLLEAYRAGDWNDVRAEWEVFEPALRAHMDLEEKSVFPAFREVDPDEADFLLAEHDALRERLEVLGVNVELHAVTPIDAAELVERLRAHRAREDRLLYPWVDASFTEPITRGDLER, encoded by the coding sequence ATGAGCGGTCGACATGCAAAGAGGAAGGGGCGGGCGAACGGGGTCCCCGACGAGGGATTCGAGCTGATCGGAGCCACCCTCGCGGCGGGGGCCGCGAGCGGCGCGGTGCTCGGCGTGATCGCGGGGCCGCCCGGCGTGCTCCTCGGCGGAGGCATCGGCGCGGGCATCGGCCTCCTCGCGGGCGCGACGCTCGACGAAGCGACCCACGCCGCCGAGCGGCACGATCGCGAGCTCGACGAGACGATCGGCGTCACCGCCGGCGACCTCGGCGCGCGCGACGTCCTCGCGTCGAACACGATCGTCGACCGCTCCGGCAAGACCGCCGCCGCGGCCGCGCTCCTCCGCGCCGAGCACGCGCGGCTCGAGGTCATCTACGAGCGCCTCCTCGAGGCGTACCGCGCCGGCGACTGGAACGACGTCCGCGCGGAGTGGGAGGTCTTCGAGCCCGCCCTGCGCGCGCACATGGACCTCGAAGAAAAGAGCGTCTTCCCCGCCTTCCGCGAGGTGGACCCCGACGAGGCGGACTTCCTCCTCGCCGAGCACGACGCGCTCCGCGAGCGGCTCGAGGTGCTCGGCGTCAACGTCGAGCTCCACGCCGTCACGCCGATCGACGCGGCCGAGCTGGTGGAGCGTCTTCGTGCGCACCGCGCGCGCGAGGATCGCCTCCTCTACCCCTGGGTCGACGCGAGCTTCACCGAGCCGATCACCCGCGGAGACCTCGAGCGATGA
- a CDS encoding SWIM zinc finger family protein: MASPFAHVLHQAMIAKLARGPALARGRAYAAERRVMSMARKETQIVAVVRGTSFYAVSLWVGDDGLGYVCSCPCGAEGDFCKHCVAVAVTWVEAHPPNPPK, encoded by the coding sequence GTGGCCTCACCGTTCGCGCACGTCCTTCATCAGGCGATGATCGCGAAGCTCGCGCGTGGTCCCGCGTTGGCGCGAGGGCGCGCCTACGCGGCCGAGCGGCGTGTCATGTCGATGGCGCGGAAGGAGACCCAGATCGTGGCGGTCGTTCGAGGGACGTCGTTCTACGCCGTCTCGCTCTGGGTCGGCGACGACGGCCTCGGCTACGTGTGCTCGTGCCCCTGCGGCGCCGAGGGCGACTTCTGCAAGCACTGCGTCGCGGTCGCGGTGACGTGGGTCGAGGCCCATCCGCCCAATCCGCCCAAGTAA
- a CDS encoding OmpA family protein: protein MKTILLLTVSASVLLGGCVSKNKYDQAVAQTEITRAELAKKELLLGERNGIIQQSSAELEQRKDDIAKLKVEIAQLIQLDKSLKGEHRVRIGELQRRLVQLEAAQRAAEWRAQIYKDLTLKLKKQIDDGDLELVIRQGRMVLQLPDDVLFDSGRTELKPAGKEALAAIATVLATMPGRQFQVSGHTDNVPINNARFASNWELSSGRALRVVHYLVGQGVSESVLSAAGYSETDPIATNATPDGRKKNRRTEITLQPNIDELVEIPE from the coding sequence ATGAAGACCATCCTCCTCCTCACAGTTTCCGCGAGTGTCCTGCTCGGAGGCTGTGTCTCGAAGAACAAGTACGATCAGGCCGTCGCGCAGACGGAGATCACGCGCGCCGAGCTCGCCAAGAAGGAGCTGCTCCTCGGCGAGCGCAACGGCATCATCCAGCAGAGCAGCGCCGAGCTCGAGCAGCGGAAGGACGACATCGCCAAGCTGAAGGTCGAGATCGCGCAGCTGATCCAGCTCGACAAGTCGCTGAAGGGCGAGCACCGCGTCCGCATCGGTGAGCTCCAGCGCCGCCTCGTTCAGCTCGAGGCCGCGCAGCGCGCCGCGGAGTGGCGGGCGCAGATCTACAAGGACCTCACGCTGAAGCTGAAGAAGCAGATCGACGACGGCGACCTCGAGCTCGTCATCCGTCAGGGCCGCATGGTCCTCCAGCTCCCGGACGACGTCCTCTTCGACAGCGGTCGCACCGAGCTGAAGCCGGCGGGGAAGGAGGCCCTCGCCGCGATCGCGACCGTGCTCGCGACGATGCCGGGGCGGCAGTTCCAGGTCTCCGGTCACACCGACAACGTGCCGATCAACAACGCGCGCTTCGCCTCGAACTGGGAGCTCTCGTCGGGGCGCGCGCTGCGCGTCGTCCACTACCTCGTCGGGCAGGGCGTCTCGGAGTCGGTGCTCTCGGCCGCGGGCTACAGCGAGACCGATCCCATCGCGACGAACGCGACGCCGGACGGACGGAAGAAGAACCGCCGCACCGAGATCACGCTCCAGCCCAACATCGACGAGCTGGTGGAGATCCCGGAGTAA
- a CDS encoding HNH endonuclease: protein MTSARRSEWPLRRPRAAHGRHVVRVSEGRRFISDRCPRAVDLEALKRLKNRVVREVMRIDDLSNEQLLSALCRVLGDERRAVAAMLAYLIEVEKRRLHLEQACSSLHDFCTRKLGLSEDQASRRIAAARLGARFPELVEAIGDGRMHLSGVLQLRALFTEANVTDLIAEASGKSRTQLDLLVAKHAPKPDVPDTIRPLATQRELVTDAAAVNAATPAFAGSASSPSPSAQLLPLTVERFQIMFTAAAELRDKLELARALLRHVNPNGDLAVVIERALDLLLLHLEKTKLGKAKHPRRSKGRADPGNVSRETLREVHERDAGQCTFVGADGERCLSRDWLEVDHRQPRALGGAGTLENVRLLCRAHNRLVAEQAFGAEHITRKIEEARAARAAAVDHSAPPNLIDSPVGTTAAASASSPATDLASAEAARTKVAGATSLRGPEVDGSVPAVGMDVVSATSSRGPDVGGSAPAAETKVAGATSSRGPDPDGSVPAVGMDVVGATSLRAHDVGGSVAMAGTGGGRANVSVDSVLADGGGGHSGDAGAVDPCRCGAIGAFAPVLRDERTPWEIVRFALVRLGFRERDVGTALARLPSVVWSEPLDVAVRAALRLLT, encoded by the coding sequence GTGACGAGCGCGCGACGAAGCGAGTGGCCCCTTCGACGACCCCGCGCCGCGCATGGCAGACACGTGGTGCGCGTTTCGGAAGGGCGACGATTCATTTCGGATCGATGCCCTCGCGCGGTCGACCTCGAGGCGCTGAAGAGGCTGAAAAATCGCGTGGTACGAGAGGTCATGCGCATCGATGACCTCTCGAACGAACAGCTCCTATCCGCGCTTTGTCGCGTCCTTGGTGATGAGCGTCGCGCTGTCGCGGCGATGCTCGCCTACCTCATCGAAGTCGAGAAACGACGGCTCCATCTCGAGCAAGCGTGCTCGTCGCTGCACGACTTCTGCACACGGAAGCTCGGGCTGAGCGAGGACCAGGCGTCGCGGCGGATCGCCGCTGCGCGGCTGGGCGCGCGCTTCCCGGAGCTCGTCGAGGCGATCGGTGACGGGCGCATGCACCTCTCCGGCGTACTGCAGCTCCGCGCGCTCTTCACGGAGGCGAACGTCACTGACCTCATCGCCGAAGCGAGCGGCAAGTCACGCACGCAGCTCGATCTCCTCGTCGCGAAGCACGCACCGAAGCCCGACGTGCCCGACACGATTCGACCGCTCGCCACGCAGCGCGAGCTCGTGACCGATGCGGCGGCCGTGAACGCCGCCACGCCGGCGTTCGCCGGGTCTGCGTCGTCGCCGTCGCCGAGCGCACAGCTCTTGCCGCTCACGGTCGAGCGTTTTCAGATCATGTTCACGGCCGCGGCGGAGCTGCGTGACAAGCTCGAGCTGGCACGCGCGCTCCTGCGGCACGTGAACCCGAACGGCGACCTGGCGGTGGTGATCGAGCGCGCGCTCGATCTGCTGCTCTTGCACCTCGAGAAGACGAAGCTCGGAAAGGCGAAGCATCCGCGGAGGAGCAAGGGCCGCGCGGATCCGGGCAACGTCTCGCGCGAGACGCTGCGCGAGGTCCATGAACGTGACGCGGGGCAGTGCACCTTCGTCGGCGCGGACGGCGAGCGCTGTCTGTCGCGAGACTGGCTCGAGGTCGATCATCGTCAGCCGCGTGCGCTCGGCGGCGCCGGCACGCTCGAGAACGTCCGGCTCCTCTGCAGAGCACACAATCGGCTCGTCGCGGAGCAGGCCTTCGGCGCCGAACACATCACGCGCAAGATCGAGGAGGCGCGCGCCGCGCGGGCCGCCGCCGTCGACCATAGCGCGCCCCCGAACCTGATCGACTCGCCAGTCGGAACGACGGCCGCGGCCAGCGCCTCCTCTCCAGCAACGGACCTGGCAAGCGCCGAGGCGGCCAGAACGAAGGTCGCCGGTGCGACGAGCTTGCGTGGCCCCGAGGTGGACGGGAGTGTCCCGGCGGTCGGAATGGACGTCGTCAGTGCGACGAGCTCGCGTGGCCCCGACGTGGGCGGGAGTGCTCCGGCGGCCGAAACGAAGGTCGCCGGCGCGACGAGCTCGCGTGGCCCCGATCCGGACGGAAGTGTCCCGGCGGTCGGAATGGACGTCGTCGGTGCGACGAGCTTGCGTGCCCACGATGTGGGGGGGAGCGTCGCGATGGCCGGTACGGGGGGCGGCAGGGCGAACGTGAGCGTTGATTCCGTGCTGGCGGATGGGGGCGGGGGTCACTCGGGCGACGCTGGCGCGGTTGATCCGTGTCGGTGCGGGGCGATTGGTGCGTTCGCGCCGGTGCTGCGTGATGAGCGGACACCGTGGGAGATCGTTCGCTTTGCGCTCGTTCGGCTTGGGTTTCGCGAGCGAGATGTGGGCACCGCGCTTGCGCGACTGCCATCGGTGGTGTGGTCGGAGCCGCTCGACGTCGCCGTGCGCGCTGCGCTTCGCCTGCTCACGTAG
- a CDS encoding alcohol dehydrogenase catalytic domain-containing protein, producing the protein MRAARFEGKGKIKLREVARPIPNYGEVLVRTTLTTICGTDVHILKAEYPVREGLIVGHELVGVVEEIGPGVEGYARGDRVIAGAITPCGQCRACLSGSAAQCSRGGDGYQALGGWRFGNTIDGCQADYVIVPNAQANLAKIPAGLKDEEVILCPDIMSTGFSASERGHVRLGDAVVVYAQGPIGLCATAGAKMSGASLVIGVDSVPARLEMAKAMGADVVLDFTQQDVVAEVKRLTNGGADVAIEALGKQETFERALRSVRPGGTVSSLGVYSGHLAMPLDAIAAGLGDHTVVTTLCPGGKERMRRLMSIVAARRAPFEKLVTHSFALDRIEEAYDLFAHQRDGVMKVAIRP; encoded by the coding sequence ATGCGCGCTGCGCGGTTCGAGGGAAAAGGCAAGATCAAGCTCCGCGAGGTCGCGCGGCCGATTCCCAATTACGGGGAGGTGCTCGTCCGGACGACGTTGACGACCATCTGCGGGACCGACGTCCACATCCTGAAGGCCGAATACCCGGTTCGTGAGGGCCTGATCGTCGGACACGAGCTCGTCGGCGTCGTCGAGGAGATCGGCCCCGGCGTCGAGGGCTACGCGCGCGGCGACCGCGTCATCGCCGGCGCGATCACGCCCTGCGGCCAGTGCCGCGCCTGCCTCTCCGGCAGCGCGGCGCAGTGCTCGCGCGGCGGTGACGGCTACCAGGCGCTCGGCGGCTGGCGCTTCGGGAACACGATCGACGGGTGTCAGGCCGACTACGTGATCGTCCCGAACGCGCAGGCCAACCTCGCGAAGATCCCGGCCGGGCTGAAGGACGAGGAGGTCATCCTCTGCCCCGACATCATGTCGACCGGTTTCTCCGCGTCGGAGCGCGGGCATGTGCGGCTCGGCGACGCGGTCGTCGTCTACGCGCAGGGCCCGATCGGCCTCTGCGCGACGGCGGGCGCGAAGATGTCGGGCGCGTCGCTCGTCATCGGCGTCGACAGCGTGCCGGCGCGGCTCGAGATGGCGAAGGCGATGGGCGCGGACGTCGTGCTCGACTTCACGCAGCAGGACGTGGTCGCGGAGGTGAAGCGGCTGACGAACGGCGGCGCCGACGTCGCGATCGAGGCGCTCGGGAAGCAGGAGACGTTCGAGCGCGCGCTGCGATCGGTCCGCCCCGGCGGCACGGTGTCGAGCCTCGGCGTCTACTCGGGCCACCTCGCGATGCCGCTCGACGCGATCGCGGCGGGCCTCGGCGATCACACCGTCGTGACCACGCTCTGCCCCGGCGGAAAGGAGCGGATGCGGCGCCTCATGAGCATCGTCGCCGCGCGCCGCGCCCCCTTCGAGAAGCTGGTCACGCACTCCTTCGCGCTCGACCGCATCGAAGAGGCGTACGACCTCTTCGCGCATCAACGCGACGGCGTGATGAAGGTCGCGATCCGGCCCTGA
- a CDS encoding tetratricopeptide repeat protein → MARESVQLLGEAHELAPDDARITGTLALSLARVYGLEFFGPETAARAQALAQRALGVDPHQPEAQVARALLALQTNQPEAAVGHLRTALGVAPNSVDALDWLARIMSEVGRVEESLALFERVLAIDPEVVVARHHQARVHAMLGERAKMRELSERCRRSSATRCRGSSSRRATRCGTPIVRARSGCRRSWTKRSSHPRRGRWSRRCSTSHSAE, encoded by the coding sequence GTGGCGCGCGAGTCGGTGCAGCTGCTCGGTGAGGCGCACGAGCTGGCTCCGGACGACGCGCGCATCACGGGGACGCTGGCGCTCTCGCTCGCGCGGGTCTATGGCCTCGAGTTCTTCGGTCCGGAGACGGCGGCGCGAGCGCAGGCGCTGGCGCAGCGAGCGCTCGGCGTGGATCCTCATCAGCCGGAGGCGCAGGTGGCGCGCGCGCTCCTCGCGTTGCAGACGAACCAGCCCGAGGCGGCGGTGGGGCATCTGCGTACGGCGCTGGGGGTCGCGCCGAACTCGGTCGACGCGCTCGACTGGCTCGCGCGCATCATGAGCGAGGTGGGTCGGGTCGAGGAGTCGCTCGCGTTGTTCGAGCGTGTCCTCGCGATCGATCCGGAGGTCGTCGTCGCGCGTCACCATCAGGCGCGCGTCCACGCGATGCTGGGCGAGCGCGCAAAGATGCGTGAGCTCTCGGAGAGATGCCGTCGCAGCTCGGCGACGCGCTGCCGTGGATCCTCATCCAGACGCGCGACGCGGTGTGGCACGCCGATCGTGAGAGCGCGGAGCGGCTGCAGGCGATCGTGGACCAAGCGAAGCTCCCACCCGCGCCGCGGAAGATGGTCACGTCGATGCTCGACATCCCACTCGGCCGAGTGA
- a CDS encoding winged helix-turn-helix transcriptional regulator, with amino-acid sequence MRTQEVFKAISDPTRRRVLKLLQGGSKTAGELAEAFDITKGSLSHHFNVLKAADLVRCERRGQQIVYSLNTTVFEDVAALLLDLFRVDKRKGEHR; translated from the coding sequence ATGCGAACCCAGGAAGTCTTCAAAGCCATTTCGGATCCGACCCGACGGAGAGTGCTGAAGCTGCTCCAGGGCGGATCGAAAACGGCGGGCGAGCTCGCCGAGGCGTTCGACATCACGAAGGGCTCGCTGTCGCACCACTTCAACGTCCTCAAGGCGGCCGATCTCGTTCGTTGCGAGCGGCGCGGACAGCAGATCGTCTACTCGCTCAACACGACGGTCTTCGAGGACGTCGCGGCGTTGCTTCTCGACCTCTTCCGGGTCGACAAGCGGAAAGGAGAGCATCGATGA
- a CDS encoding alpha/beta fold hydrolase: MKAALPPDKLGATWDALIAQLGALRGWTIVRRAHTDGKDVRVARLDFERGVLLALVSIAPPSQEIAGLFFKPAPTEATTAPYVDLSAFRAEEVSVGRAPFVLQGTLTVPNGAGPFPAAVLVHGSGPHDRDETIGANRPFKDIAEGLSSRGVAVLRYEKRTFQHGAKLDDTITLDDEVVVDAVAAVDLLRARSDVDAGRVFVIGHSLGALLAPEIAARAAPVAGAILLAPPGRPPWDSVLAQMRYLEAPPAILAEVEAAIDLLKAGKLGAGKLLGAPASYWQDWAARDGVATAKELGKPILVLRGERDYQVTDEDVATWRDGLSAAEDAVFVTVPHANHLLIPGHGKPGPAEYETPGHVDASVVARLADFVLQGRIATFITPSR; encoded by the coding sequence ATGAAGGCCGCGCTGCCGCCGGATAAGCTCGGCGCGACGTGGGACGCGCTGATCGCGCAGCTCGGGGCGCTCCGCGGGTGGACGATCGTTCGACGCGCCCACACGGACGGGAAGGACGTCCGCGTCGCGCGGCTCGACTTCGAACGCGGCGTGCTGCTCGCCCTCGTCTCGATCGCCCCGCCGAGCCAGGAGATCGCCGGCCTCTTCTTCAAGCCCGCCCCGACGGAGGCGACGACCGCGCCCTACGTCGACCTCTCCGCCTTCCGCGCCGAGGAGGTCTCCGTCGGCCGCGCGCCGTTCGTCTTGCAGGGCACGCTCACGGTCCCGAACGGCGCCGGGCCGTTCCCCGCCGCCGTGCTGGTGCACGGATCAGGACCGCACGATCGCGACGAGACGATCGGCGCGAACCGACCGTTCAAGGACATCGCGGAGGGCCTCTCTTCGCGCGGCGTGGCCGTCCTTCGCTACGAGAAGCGCACGTTCCAACACGGCGCGAAGCTCGACGACACGATCACCCTCGACGACGAGGTCGTCGTCGACGCGGTCGCGGCGGTGGACCTCCTGCGAGCGAGATCCGACGTCGACGCCGGGCGCGTCTTCGTGATCGGCCACAGCCTCGGCGCGCTCCTCGCCCCCGAGATCGCCGCTCGCGCGGCGCCGGTCGCGGGGGCGATCCTGCTCGCGCCTCCGGGTCGCCCGCCGTGGGACTCCGTCCTCGCGCAGATGCGCTACCTCGAGGCGCCTCCCGCCATCCTCGCGGAGGTCGAAGCGGCGATCGATCTCCTGAAGGCGGGGAAGCTCGGCGCGGGGAAGCTCCTCGGCGCCCCCGCCTCGTACTGGCAAGACTGGGCCGCGCGCGACGGCGTCGCGACGGCGAAGGAGCTCGGCAAGCCGATCCTCGTCCTTCGCGGAGAGCGGGACTACCAGGTCACCGACGAGGACGTCGCGACCTGGCGGGACGGCCTCTCCGCCGCGGAGGACGCCGTCTTCGTCACCGTCCCCCACGCGAACCACTTGTTGATCCCCGGCCACGGAAAGCCCGGACCGGCCGAATACGAGACGCCGGGCCACGTCGACGCGTCCGTCGTGGCCCGGCTCGCCGACTTCGTCCTTCAGGGCCGGATCGCGACCTTCATCACGCCGTCGCGTTGA
- a CDS encoding VWA domain-containing protein, with the protein MRLLLSSLVLLGFSALSSLTACGTYRGEANGGALDLTPSAPSGASGPSAPRFSRPSLNVSFAVTGQTNAAVASYASVSAATHGTATLATRNDTEAVRRALFPSIVRGQALDVVFVVDTTASMGWAMTSVKSELHAVVTTLAATNPDVRYGVVAFRDRGDSFESKVGFRLDGDQRQVHAAIDWLTPLGGGDYPEHVHAGLDAGLRGAGAWRPQAAHHVVVIGDAPAQDYPDDPRTFRSVTEEARRQQVRVHTVSIACAFICHKELGL; encoded by the coding sequence ATGCGTTTGCTTCTCTCGTCGCTCGTGCTCCTCGGCTTCTCGGCGCTCTCTTCGCTCACGGCGTGCGGCACGTACCGCGGCGAGGCCAACGGCGGGGCCCTCGACCTCACGCCATCTGCTCCTTCTGGCGCGTCTGGCCCGTCTGCTCCGCGGTTCTCGCGGCCGAGCCTCAACGTCAGCTTCGCCGTCACGGGCCAGACGAACGCGGCGGTTGCGTCGTACGCCAGCGTGTCGGCCGCGACGCACGGGACGGCGACGCTCGCGACGAGGAACGACACCGAGGCTGTACGCCGCGCGCTGTTCCCTTCCATCGTCCGCGGCCAGGCGCTCGACGTCGTCTTCGTCGTGGACACGACGGCGTCGATGGGGTGGGCGATGACCTCGGTGAAGAGTGAGCTGCACGCGGTGGTGACGACGCTGGCGGCGACGAACCCCGACGTGCGCTACGGCGTCGTCGCGTTCCGCGATCGCGGTGACTCGTTCGAATCGAAGGTCGGCTTTCGTTTGGACGGCGATCAGCGGCAGGTGCACGCGGCGATCGACTGGCTGACCCCGCTGGGCGGCGGCGACTACCCGGAGCACGTCCACGCGGGGCTCGACGCCGGCCTCCGCGGCGCCGGCGCCTGGCGCCCCCAAGCCGCGCACCACGTCGTGGTGATCGGCGACGCCCCGGCGCAAGACTACCCCGACGATCCACGCACCTTCCGCAGCGTGACGGAGGAGGCACGACGCCAACAGGTCCGAGTCCACACCGTATCGATCGCCTGCGCCTTCATCTGCCACAAGGAGCTAGGCCTCTAA
- a CDS encoding VOC family protein encodes MRAHFVLYVRDQRSSGAFYRRVLDAEPTVDVPGMIEFQLGPDAVLGLMPEAGIRRLLSELPDPTAGDRPPRAELYLVVADPAAYHERALAAGARELSPLLDRDWGHRAAYSLDPDGHVLAFAALARRSTM; translated from the coding sequence ATGAGAGCGCATTTCGTCCTCTACGTGCGTGACCAGCGCTCGAGCGGCGCGTTCTACCGGCGTGTGCTCGACGCGGAGCCGACCGTCGACGTGCCGGGCATGATCGAGTTCCAGCTCGGACCGGACGCGGTGCTCGGCTTGATGCCGGAGGCGGGGATCCGGCGGCTCCTCAGCGAGCTGCCCGATCCCACCGCGGGGGACCGGCCGCCGCGCGCGGAGCTCTATCTCGTCGTCGCGGATCCGGCGGCGTACCACGAGCGCGCGCTCGCGGCGGGCGCGCGGGAGCTGAGCCCGCTCCTCGATCGCGACTGGGGCCACCGCGCCGCCTACAGCCTCGATCCCGACGGCCACGTCCTCGCCTTCGCCGCCCTCGCGCGCCGCTCGACCATGTAG
- a CDS encoding helix-turn-helix transcriptional regulator, with protein sequence MMLVGRRRLGPCWSVSRNPNAFVARTIRQLVALRKSKGITTERMAELLGTAAQNVRRIEAGQNITLRMLDRIAIALGVEVILSFRDTPGGSKKPPPGKRV encoded by the coding sequence ATGATGCTAGTGGGCCGCCGCCGATTGGGGCCCTGCTGGTCTGTGTCCAGGAACCCCAACGCTTTCGTCGCCCGAACGATCCGGCAGCTCGTCGCGCTCCGAAAATCGAAGGGAATCACGACAGAGCGGATGGCGGAGCTCCTCGGCACGGCCGCCCAGAACGTCCGAAGGATCGAGGCAGGCCAAAACATCACCCTCCGCATGCTCGACCGAATCGCCATCGCCCTCGGCGTCGAGGTCATCCTCTCTTTCCGCGACACCCCAGGCGGCTCCAAAAAGCCCCCACCAGGCAAACGCGTCTGA
- a CDS encoding SdpI family protein codes for MKVNRTQLLSLGLVVLAFVLAAVLYPRLPESVPTHWNVKGEADGFTPKPWGPFVLPLVMAGVHALLVVLPRISPRGYRIDRFRGTFEIIQASVVAFLFLVSLLVLLAGIGAAVPMNRAIHAGAGLLFVVLGNFMGKLTKNFFVGIRTPWTLASDEVWLRTHRLGGKLFVLAGVVLVVSGLLGGGAIPMLVAIALACGVPAVYSYVAYRRIEDVKNTSHGET; via the coding sequence ATGAAAGTGAACCGCACCCAGCTCCTCAGCCTCGGCCTCGTCGTCCTCGCCTTCGTACTGGCTGCGGTGCTCTACCCACGCTTGCCCGAGTCGGTGCCCACGCACTGGAACGTGAAGGGCGAGGCGGACGGCTTCACGCCGAAGCCGTGGGGACCGTTCGTGCTGCCGCTCGTGATGGCCGGCGTTCACGCGCTCCTCGTCGTCCTCCCGCGGATCTCTCCGCGCGGCTACCGCATCGATCGGTTCCGCGGCACGTTCGAGATCATCCAAGCGTCCGTCGTCGCGTTCCTCTTCCTCGTGAGCTTGCTCGTGCTGCTGGCGGGGATCGGCGCGGCCGTCCCGATGAACCGCGCGATCCACGCCGGCGCCGGCCTCCTCTTCGTGGTGCTCGGGAACTTCATGGGCAAGCTGACCAAGAACTTCTTCGTCGGCATCCGCACGCCCTGGACCCTCGCGAGCGACGAGGTCTGGCTCCGCACCCATCGCCTGGGAGGGAAGCTCTTCGTCCTCGCCGGCGTCGTCCTCGTCGTCTCCGGCCTCCTCGGCGGTGGAGCGATCCCGATGCTCGTCGCGATCGCGCTCGCGTGCGGAGTCCCGGCCGTCTACTCGTACGTCGCCTACCGGCGCATCGAAGACGTCAAGAACACCTCCCACGGCGAGACGTGA
- a CDS encoding GNAT family N-acetyltransferase — protein sequence MRGLPREGAMMAMMMLTGPDFRERHVLDDGTEVTLRHIRPDDADELRRGFHRLSRASRYRRFQGVLNDLSGSMVHYLTHVDGRDHVAIVATRAADDGREIGLGVARFVRSTEDPTVAEVALTVVDEVQRRGLGRILAVAIARAARERGIHRLQGPILRDNVPIRLLLDEVGAEVHHGPDGTVFEVSLDPAPETNGARARIERIARKVMRAFAHGAPASAIRSSP from the coding sequence GTGCGCGGACTGCCACGCGAGGGCGCGATGATGGCGATGATGATGCTCACCGGTCCCGATTTCCGCGAACGGCACGTCCTCGACGACGGCACCGAGGTCACGCTCCGCCACATCCGCCCCGACGACGCGGACGAGCTCCGGCGCGGCTTCCACCGCCTCTCGCGCGCCTCGCGCTACCGCCGCTTCCAGGGCGTCTTGAACGATCTCTCCGGATCGATGGTGCACTACCTCACCCACGTCGACGGTCGCGATCACGTCGCGATCGTCGCGACGCGCGCGGCCGACGACGGACGCGAGATCGGGCTCGGCGTCGCGCGCTTCGTGCGCTCGACCGAGGACCCCACCGTCGCCGAGGTCGCGCTCACCGTCGTCGACGAGGTGCAGCGGCGCGGGCTCGGGCGCATCCTCGCCGTCGCGATCGCGCGGGCCGCGCGCGAGCGGGGGATCCATCGCCTCCAGGGTCCGATCCTGAGGGACAACGTCCCGATCCGCCTCCTCCTCGACGAGGTCGGAGCCGAGGTCCATCACGGCCCCGACGGCACCGTCTTCGAGGTGAGCCTCGATCCGGCGCCGGAGACGAACGGCGCCCGCGCGCGCATCGAGCGGATCGCGCGCAAGGTGATGCGCGCCTTCGCTCACGGCGCGCCGGCGAGCGCTATTCGCAGCTCTCCATGA